From one Coffea eugenioides isolate CCC68of chromosome 11, Ceug_1.0, whole genome shotgun sequence genomic stretch:
- the LOC113752266 gene encoding probable LRR receptor-like serine/threonine-protein kinase At3g47570 — protein sequence MQNLQNLSLAHNRLQGSIPESIGKMLSLESLDLSHNFLSGSIPMSMENLRYLRHFNVSFNNLSGEVPSRGPFINFTAESFTSDQALCGAQRFHVPPCPNNSAHRSRTKRVRRTIFILLGVIIAVGALSFGFVYLRYRKKDTLSSGANLSLVAMPERISYFELLQATNGYNESNLLGAGSFGYVYRGTLDDGRVVAIKVFNLEVDGAFKSFDVECEVLRNLRHRNLTRVISSCSTPEFKALVLEFLPNGSLEKWLYSHNYFPDLTQRLDILIDVASK from the exons ATGCAGAACCTACAAAATCTTTCTCTAGCACACAACAGATTGCAAGGATCAATCCCAGAATCGATTGGCAAGATGTTAAGCTTGGAGTCATTGGATCTATCACACAACTTTCTCTCTGGATCAATTCCAATGTCAATGGAGAACCTTCGATATCTTAGACATTTCAATGTCTCTTTTAACAATTTAAGTGGTGAAGTTCCTTCCAGAGGGCCTTTTATCAACTTCACTGCCGAATCCTTCACTTCAGATCAAGCTCTCTGTGGAGCTCAAAGGTTTCATGTGCCCCCATGTCCAAATAATTCGGCTCACAGATCAAGAACAAAAAGAGTGCGTCGAACCATTTTTATTCTACTAGGGGTAATAATAGCAGTAGGAGCCTTGTCCTTTGGATTTGTTTACCTGAGATATCGAAAGAAAGATACACTTTCCAGTGGAGCAAATTTATCCTTAGTTGCAATGCCAGAAAGAATTTCATATTTTGAACTTCTACAAGCAACTAACGGGTACAATGAAAGCAATTTGCTGGGGGCTGGAAGCTTTGGATATGTTTATAGAGGTACTCTTGATGATGGAAGGGTTGTGGCTATTAAAGTGTTCAATTTAGAAGTCGATGGAGCGTTCAAGAGTTTTGATGTAGAATGTGAGGTGTTGCGCAATCTTCGCCATCGAAACCTCACAAGAGTCATTAGTAGCTGCTCTACCCCTGAATTTAAGGCATTAGTGCTTGAGTTCTTGCCTAATGGGAGTCTTGAGAAGTGGTTGTATTCGCACAACTATTTTCCCGATCTGACGCAGAGATTGGACATATTGATTGATGTGGCAT CCAAGTAA